The following DNA comes from Phytohabitans rumicis.
CGTTGACCGCTCCCCAGGTCATGTGCGTGGCGATGAAATCCTCGCCCAGGACCGCCGCGGCGAGGCACTGCGTGATCGGCGCGACCACGTTGCCGGCGAACCCCTGGGCCCGGCGCACCGACTCGTGCCGGGGCAGCCCGTTGATCTCGTCGTGCACCGCGAGGATCCGGTCGATGACATCGCCGTGCCAGAACTCCTCGAAGTTCCACATGGTCAGGAACGTGGTGATCCGTGGGTTCTGGTGCGACGGGGTGACGAGCAGGTCGCGCAGGTAGCAGACGGTATGCGTCTCCACGTCGGTCATGTAGTGCAGGCAGCGCAGGGCATCGGCGGACAAGGGCTGGTCGCGGAAGTCATCGAAGTCGATGTCGTCCACCTGTACGGCCTTGGCGGTGTGTTTGTAGTGGTCGAGGTTGAATGACATTCGGCCGGCCTCCGAGGGGGATCAGGTGACGGCGTGCAAATACAGGTCGACCACTTCGTCGACCCGCTTGCGATTCGGAACCAGGACACTGTCGGGACGGGCGAGCCCGTCGAGGAAGACGAAGGTCATCATCGGGCCGATGAAGAGCCGGGTGGCGAGGTCGAGGTCCAGGTCGCTCTTGATGACCCCGGCGGCGCGGGCGCGGTCCAGCACGGCCTCGACGCGGGCCAGGAAGCGTGCGGGGACGGTCTCCCGCCAGATGGTGAGCAGCCCCGGCGTGGTGGCCATCTCGGCGATGAAGATGCGGAACAGGGCCAGGTAGTCGTCGCTCATGAGGTGGCTGACCATCACCCAGCCCACCTCGGACAGCACGTCGCGCAGGTCCTCCCGGGAGGTGACCGGGCGGTCGGCCAGCAGCGGCGCGCGCTCGTCGAGGGACGTCACGATCCCACCGAGTACGTCGACGAGCAGGTCTTCCTTGCTGCGGAAGTAAACGTAAAGAGTCTGTTTCGAGACGCCGGCACAGGCGGCGACGTGATCCATGCTGGTGCCGGCGACCCCCGACTCCAGGAAGGCGGTGAGAGCGCCGTTGCGGATCTGGGCGCGCTTGGCCTGGGCACGCCGTGAATCCAGCTCCACCGCACCCCCGCGCGATCCGTCGTGGCTCCCCGTCAAACCAAACGGTCCAGTTTGATTCCGGTTATGCTGTCACGCCAGCACCCCCCGCATCAAGAGCGACCCCAGTCACACCCCACCCCGCCCCCATCTCGCGCCCCGTCCCGCGGCCCCCTTCTCGTCGCCGCCGCCGCGCCCCCCTTCTCGTCGATCAAGGGCATACGGTCGTGCTTCGATCTCCAAACCACGACCCTTTGCCCTTGATCGACGCGGAATCCCTTGATCGGCGAGCCGGGCAGGGCGGGGCTGGAGCGGGCGGGGCCGGAGTGGGCGGGGCGGAGCGCACAGGGCCCCAAGGGGGCCCCTACTGGGCGTTCCGACGTGAGAAGGGCGCCCCGCTTGGCTGGTGCCCCCGTGAGTGGGTCGCCCTCAAGGCCGGGTAGTTCAGGATTCCTGGGCGCTGTCAAGCCGCGCGGCTGATCGCTTGCCGAGCGTTGGAGCCGCCGCCAGCCTGCGGTGATCATGAAGTTAGCGGCAGGGAAAAGGGCTCTCCCCGGCGTCAACTTCATGATCACCACAGGAGCCGGGTCACCGTCCGGGTGATCGGGAGCGGCGCGGTCACCTGGCAGCGCACAACAGGGGCGCCCTCAAGGCCGCAACATCAGGGGGCCGGTGCGGACGTCAATGCCGCGACGACGAGGCGGGGGTAGATCTAGACGAGTTATGGCTGACATCGAGCCCTATCTCGTCTAGATCTACTGCCAGCTTCGACTTGGCTAGGGGTGGGCCGGGCCTGCACCCGGATGTATCCGATATGACCGGCCATTGGATCTCGGTCCACCCACCGGGCCGGTGATGTGATCGACGGCAGGGCCGACCTACGCCGCGACTGTGGCGAACAGTTGCCCCTGGGCGGGCAATTTCTCGACACAGTCGCCAACGTCGAGGGCGATGCCGCGTCACATCAGCGCTTCACATGGACCTGATTCCCTTAACCACCCGGCCTTGAGGGCGCCCCACTCACGCCCGATTCCCCAGGAGGGGCCCCTACTCACGGGTCACCACGCCCCGCAGGCCGCGAGTGCCACCCTCGCGTTCGTCGATCAAGGGATTTCCCGCCGATCAAGGGCAAACGGCTGTGGAAAAGAGATCCAACCACGACCGTATGCCCTTGATCGGCGGGGGAGTCCTTGATCGACGGGGCGCCGCCGCCCACTGCGGGGCGCGGGGGCGGCGGTTGGGGTGAGGGGCTAGGTGGAGAGGCGGAGCCAGACGGCGGCGTACGGGCCGATGTGCACCTCGGCGGAGTACGGCTGGCCGTCCGCGGGCGTGTCCTCGGCGCGCACCGCGCCGAAGTTGCCCACGCCTGAGCCGCCGTAGCAGTGCGCGTCGGTGTTGACGACCTCGTCCCAGCGGCCGGCGGCCGGGAGGCCGAGCCGGTAGTTCAGCCGGGGGACGCCGGAGAAGTTGACCACGCAGGCGAGAACCTCGCCGTCGGCGTGGCGCAGGAAGGAGACCACGTTGGACGCGCGGTCGTCGTGCCGGATCCAGCCGAAACCAGCCGGATCCGTGTCGCGGGCCCAGAGTGCGGGCGACTCCCGGTACACGCGGTTCAGGTCGCGCAGCAGGTCGGGGACCCGCTCACCGCTCAGCGTCCAGTCCAGCCCGGCCTGTTCGCTCCACTCCCGGTCGTCGGCCAGCTCGCAGCCCATGAAGAGCAACTGCTTGCCCGGGAACGCCCACTGGTATGCGAGGAACCCCCGCAGCCCGGCGAGCTTCTGCCACCGGTCGCCCGGCATCCTGCCGATCAGCGAGCCCTTGCCGTGTACGACTTCGTCGTGGCTGATCGGCAGCAGGAACTGCTCGTCGAAGGCGTACACCGTGGGCCAGGTCAGCTCGTCGTGGTGGAAGGTGCGGTGCACCGGGTCGCGCCCGACGTACGCGAGAGTGTCGTGCATCCAGCCCATGTTCCACTTGAGACCGAAGCCGAGCCCGTTCCAGTCGACCGGCCGGGAAACCCCGGGCCACGCGGTCGACTCCTCGGCGATCATCACGGCGCCGGGGTGCTGGCGGTAGACGGTCTCGTTCAGCGAGCGGAGGAAGTCGATCGCCTCCAGGTGCTCGTTGCCGCCGTACGCGTTGGGCTCCCACTGGCCGTGCTCGCGCGAGTAGTCCAGGTACAGCATCGAGGCGACCGCGTCGACGCGCAGCCCGTCGATGTGGAACTCCTCCAGCCAGTAGAGCGCGTTGGCGATGAGGAAGTTGCGCACCTCGTACCGGCCGAAGTTGAAGACCAGGCTGCCCCAGTCCGGGTGCTCGCCCCGGCGCGGGTCCGGGTGCTCGTACAGCGCGGTGCCGTCGAACTTTGCGAGGGCCCACTCGTCGCGCGGGAAGTGCGCCGGCACCCAGTCCAGCAGGACGCCGATGCCGGCCTGGTGCAGCCGGTCGATCAGGTACCGGAACTCGTCCGGCGACCCGAACCGGGCCGTCGGCGCGTAGTACCCGGTCACCTGGTAGCCCCAGGAGCCGCCGAACGGGTGCTCGGCGACCGGCATCAGCTCCACGTGTGTGAAGCCCAGGTCGGCCACGTACCCGACGAGCTGGTCGGCCAGCTCGCGGTACGACAGGCCGGGCCGCCAGGAGCCGAGGTGCACCTCGTACACGGACATCGGCCGCGCGTGGTGGTCGGAACGGCGGCCGGCGAGCCACGCCGAGTCGCCCCACTCGTACGCCGACTCGTCGATCACCGACGCGGTCAGCGGCGGCGTCTCGGTGGCCCGGGCGAGCGGGTCGGCGTGGTCGACCCAGCGGCCGTCCGCGCCGTGGATGCGGTACTTGTAGCGGTGCCCCGGCGCGGCGCCCCGCACGTAGCCGGCCCACACCCCGCTGGGGCCTTGGGCCTTAAGCGGCGTGCCGTCCCAGTCGTTGAAGTCGCCGACCACCTGTACTTCGCGGGCGTTCGGCGCCCAGACGGCGAAGCGGGAGCCGCCGGCCACGGTGTGCGCGCCGAGCACCTCCCAGAGCCGTTCGTGCCGGCCCTGCGTGATGAGGTGCAGGTCGAATTCGCTGATCCGGTCGTTCACGAGGGTGTCCAGCATCAGGCGACCGCCAGGAGGTTGCCCTCGCGGATGGTGATCGGCATGCGGCCGCTGGCCATGCGGGCCTCGGCCTGCGCCGCGTTGAACGCCGGCGCCTGCGCGATCGCCGCGGAGTAGACGGCCGCGGTGCGTGCCGCGATGGCCTGCCAGCCGTACCGCTCGTGCACCATCGCGCGGGCCCGGCCGGCCAGCGTGCGAGCCATCTCGCCGTCGGCCAGCAGCGCGCCGACCGCGTCGGCGAGGGCGTCCGGGTCCTTGGCCGGGAACGTCATGCCGTTGAAGCCGGGCGTCACGAACTCGGCGAGCCCGCCGGTGGCGGCCACCGCGAGCGGGGCGCCGGCCGCGGCGCCCTCCAGGGCGACCATGCCGAACGGCTCGTAGATGCTCGGCACCGCGAAGCAGTCCGAGGCGGCGATCACGGCGGGCAGGTCGGTGCCGCCGAGGAAGCCGGGGAACGTCACGGTCTGGGACAGGCCCAGCCGGTGGATGTCGGCCTCGAGCTCCGGCTTGTACGGGCCGTCGCCGGCGATCACGAGGCGCACGCCGGGGTGCATGGCGCGCAGCTTCGGCAGGCTGGCGATCAGGTCCTGCACGCCCTTCTCGTACACCAGGCGGCCGGCGAACGTCAGCAGCGGGCCGTCGCCGGCGAACCGCTTGCGGGCCGAGTCGACCGCGGCCGCGGGGACCTGCCAGCGGTCGATCTCCACGCCGTTGGCGACCACGTCGAGCCGCTCGACGGGCACGTCGAAGAGGCGGTTGACCTCCCACCGCATGTACTCGGAGCAGGCGATGACGCGGGCGGACTCCTGGCTCAGCCACCACTCGACGGAGTGGATCGTGCGGTTCATCTCCTCGGGCAGCCAGCCCTGGTGCCGGCCCGCCTCGGTGGCGTGGATCGTGGTGACCAGGGGCAGGTCCAGCTGTTCCTTCAGGGTGACCGCGGCGTGCGCGACGAGCCAGTCGTGCGCGTGGATCACGTCGTACTCGCCGGACTGGGCGGCGC
Coding sequences within:
- a CDS encoding TetR/AcrR family transcriptional regulator, translating into MELDSRRAQAKRAQIRNGALTAFLESGVAGTSMDHVAACAGVSKQTLYVYFRSKEDLLVDVLGGIVTSLDERAPLLADRPVTSREDLRDVLSEVGWVMVSHLMSDDYLALFRIFIAEMATTPGLLTIWRETVPARFLARVEAVLDRARAAGVIKSDLDLDLATRLFIGPMMTFVFLDGLARPDSVLVPNRKRVDEVVDLYLHAVT
- a CDS encoding glycosyltransferase family 4 protein, which produces MLSWEYPPVLVGGLGRHVHHLATTLAAAGHEVTVVTRHAPGAALEEYAEGVRIVRAPEDPPVFPLATPSLLAWTMAFNHSLTRAALRAAQSGEYDVIHAHDWLVAHAAVTLKEQLDLPLVTTIHATEAGRHQGWLPEEMNRTIHSVEWWLSQESARVIACSEYMRWEVNRLFDVPVERLDVVANGVEIDRWQVPAAAVDSARKRFAGDGPLLTFAGRLVYEKGVQDLIASLPKLRAMHPGVRLVIAGDGPYKPELEADIHRLGLSQTVTFPGFLGGTDLPAVIAASDCFAVPSIYEPFGMVALEGAAAGAPLAVAATGGLAEFVTPGFNGMTFPAKDPDALADAVGALLADGEMARTLAGRARAMVHERYGWQAIAARTAAVYSAAIAQAPAFNAAQAEARMASGRMPITIREGNLLAVA
- a CDS encoding ferritin-like domain-containing protein is translated as MSFNLDHYKHTAKAVQVDDIDFDDFRDQPLSADALRCLHYMTDVETHTVCYLRDLLVTPSHQNPRITTFLTMWNFEEFWHGDVIDRILAVHDEINGLPRHESVRRAQGFAGNVVAPITQCLAAAVLGEDFIATHMTWGAVNEWSAHAAYGRLIELEQHATLTKILQRIQQQESRHLAFYMSEARERLEKSRRAQRITRFALRRFWAPVGSTITPKAETRFVLNHLLGGEDGGKMVRMLDGKVDKLPGQEGLDLVSKAMASFGVRVATA
- the glgB gene encoding 1,4-alpha-glucan branching protein GlgB, which translates into the protein MLDTLVNDRISEFDLHLITQGRHERLWEVLGAHTVAGGSRFAVWAPNAREVQVVGDFNDWDGTPLKAQGPSGVWAGYVRGAAPGHRYKYRIHGADGRWVDHADPLARATETPPLTASVIDESAYEWGDSAWLAGRRSDHHARPMSVYEVHLGSWRPGLSYRELADQLVGYVADLGFTHVELMPVAEHPFGGSWGYQVTGYYAPTARFGSPDEFRYLIDRLHQAGIGVLLDWVPAHFPRDEWALAKFDGTALYEHPDPRRGEHPDWGSLVFNFGRYEVRNFLIANALYWLEEFHIDGLRVDAVASMLYLDYSREHGQWEPNAYGGNEHLEAIDFLRSLNETVYRQHPGAVMIAEESTAWPGVSRPVDWNGLGFGLKWNMGWMHDTLAYVGRDPVHRTFHHDELTWPTVYAFDEQFLLPISHDEVVHGKGSLIGRMPGDRWQKLAGLRGFLAYQWAFPGKQLLFMGCELADDREWSEQAGLDWTLSGERVPDLLRDLNRVYRESPALWARDTDPAGFGWIRHDDRASNVVSFLRHADGEVLACVVNFSGVPRLNYRLGLPAAGRWDEVVNTDAHCYGGSGVGNFGAVRAEDTPADGQPYSAEVHIGPYAAVWLRLST